In one Oryza glaberrima chromosome 2, OglaRS2, whole genome shotgun sequence genomic region, the following are encoded:
- the LOC127764391 gene encoding signal peptide peptidase 1: MKTHERAANLALAGLSLAPLVVKVEPNVNVILTACLAVYVGCYRSVKPTPPSETMSKEHAMRFPLVGSAMLLSLFLLFKFLSKDLVNAVLTAYFFILGIAALCATLLPSIKRFLPKEWNDNAIVWCAPFFHSLSVEFTKSQVVASIPGFFFCIWYAAKKHWLANNVLGISFCIQGIEMLSLGSFKTGAILLAGLFFYDIFWVFFTPVMVSVAKSFDAPIKLLFPTGDAARPFSMLGLGDIVIPGIFVALALRFDVSRGIKNRYFNSAFLGYTVGLTVTIIVMNWFQAAQPALLYIVPGVIGFVAVHCLWNGEVKPLLEYNESKAEEEDAVEEDTDSKQNKKEE, from the exons ATGAAAACTCACGAGAGAGCTGCTAATTTGGCCCTTGCAG GTTTGAGCTTGGCACCCCTTGTGGTTAAAGTAGAGCCAAATGTGAACGTCATATTGACAGCATGTCTTGCTGTCTATGTGGGCTGTTACCGTTCTGTCAAGCCGACTCCACCCTCT GAGACAATGTCCAAGGAGCATGCTATGCGGTTTCCTTTGGTGGGAAGTGCTATGCTTCTCTCTCTGTTCCTTCTATTCAAGTTTCTCTCGAAAGACTTGGTCAATGCTGTTCTCACTGCCTACTTTTTCATCCTTGGCATTGCCGCTCTCTG TGCAACATTGCTGCCTTCCATAAAACGATTCCTTCCAAAAGAATGGAATGATAATGCCATCGTTTGGTGTGCTCCATTTTTCCACT CGCTCTCAGTGGAGTTTACCAAGTCTCAAGTTGTTGCATCAATCCcaggatttttcttttgcatatgGTATGCTGCGAAGAAGCATTGGCTAGCAAACaatgttttggggatttctttCTGCATTCAG GGAATTGAGATGCTATCACTTGGATCATTCAAAACTGGTGCTATTCTCTTG GCTGGCCTCTTTTTCTATGATATTTTCTGGGTTTTCTTCACTCCTGTTATGGTCAGtgttgcaaaatcatttgatgCACCAATAAAG CTTCTATTTCCAACAGGAGATGCTGCACGCCCATTCTCTATGCTTGGGCTTGGTGACATTGTGATACCTG GTATATTTGTTGCGCTAGCACTGCGGTTTGATGTCTCAAGAGGAATTAAGAACCGCTACTTCAATAGTGCATTTTTGGGTTATACGGTGGGTTTGACCGTGACGATAATTGTGATGAACTGGTTTCAAGCCGCACAG CCTGCCCTCTTGTACATTGTTCCTGGTGTGATTGGTTTTGTTGCTGTTCACTGTTTATGGAATGGAGAAGTCAAGCCA